One Peribacillus simplex NBRC 15720 = DSM 1321 genomic region harbors:
- a CDS encoding RNA polymerase sigma factor — protein sequence MKEKLDKELMALVMKKHRPALEELYDRHIKLIYGFIFKFTNGNAEKTKEIVQLVFLKLWTTKSSYNSEKGHFVSWLLTVTRNVCVDYVRKDSVHIRNNKHMDMSHPIDIEDPNNDIENGLLHSEIANAKSKLSKPQKRLIDLLYWKGYSLTEIAKIENEPIGTIKSRLHQSLKLLKKHLEVGGL from the coding sequence TTGAAAGAAAAACTTGATAAGGAATTGATGGCATTAGTAATGAAAAAACATCGTCCTGCTCTGGAAGAACTTTATGACCGGCATATTAAATTAATCTATGGTTTTATTTTTAAGTTCACAAATGGAAATGCCGAAAAAACTAAAGAGATTGTGCAGTTGGTCTTTTTAAAGCTCTGGACCACAAAAAGCAGTTACAATTCCGAAAAGGGGCACTTTGTAAGCTGGCTTTTGACCGTTACACGTAATGTGTGTGTGGATTATGTCCGTAAAGACAGCGTTCATATTCGGAATAACAAACACATGGACATGAGTCATCCCATTGACATAGAAGATCCTAATAATGATATAGAAAATGGGCTATTACACAGTGAAATTGCCAATGCAAAAAGTAAGTTAAGCAAGCCGCAAAAAAGATTGATTGATTTACTGTATTGGAAAGGGTACTCGTTAACGGAAATTGCCAAAATTGAAAATGAACCGATTGGTACCATCAAGAGCAGACTTCATCAGTCGCTTAAATTGTTGAAAAAGCATTTGGAAGTAGGTGGTTTGTAA
- a CDS encoding extracellular solute-binding protein yields the protein MLVLLGFSPEMGSNRGQAVNDVLKVYGPGGPLGPIKEVAEEFTKETGIKVEVTAGPEEKWIDQAKQDADIIYGGSEYMLTDFMHDHPGIINEKSRTELYSRAAGILVRKGNPKNIQSLEDLTKKGVKIVDVNGAGQLGLWEDLAGRKGLIPGISRNIDISVKSSAEAIDLWKANSKLDAWITYESWHYRLSDVTDLVQLPEEDKLYRGTPVSITSKSENKKKAKQFIDYLKTEESHQVFQKWGWK from the coding sequence ATGTTAGTCTTGTTAGGATTTTCACCAGAAATGGGTTCGAATCGGGGGCAAGCTGTCAACGATGTCTTAAAAGTATATGGACCAGGTGGGCCTCTTGGACCTATCAAGGAAGTAGCCGAGGAATTTACCAAAGAAACGGGAATAAAAGTTGAGGTAACAGCGGGACCCGAAGAAAAATGGATTGATCAAGCCAAACAGGATGCCGATATCATTTACGGAGGTTCCGAGTATATGCTAACTGATTTTATGCATGATCATCCAGGTATCATTAATGAAAAGAGCCGTACTGAATTGTATTCGCGGGCAGCTGGAATTCTGGTTAGAAAAGGAAACCCAAAGAATATACAGTCTTTGGAGGATTTAACGAAGAAGGGTGTAAAGATTGTGGATGTTAATGGAGCAGGGCAACTGGGGCTTTGGGAAGATTTGGCGGGAAGAAAAGGATTGATTCCTGGAATTAGCAGGAATATTGACATTTCAGTGAAATCCAGTGCAGAAGCTATCGATCTATGGAAGGCAAATTCTAAATTAGACGCCTGGATTACCTATGAATCCTGGCATTACCGTCTGTCGGATGTGACCGACCTGGTTCAACTCCCTGAAGAAGACAAGCTCTATAGAGGAACCCCGGTAAGCATAACAAGTAAGAGTGAAAACAAGAAAAAGGCAAAACAATTCATTGATTATCTAAAAACGGAAGAATCCCATCAAGTGTTTCAAAAATGGGGTTGGAAGTAA
- a CDS encoding Ger(x)C family spore germination protein, which translates to MNNSWMRTRKLVKVKRRHLMKCVLLLLGICGATPFLSGCWDRTEITDLAIVTAAAIDKKGNNQIELSIQVFIPSSISSGGGQGGTSQEGGGVTTLVRHEIGSNISDALSKLQSKLPRKVFWGHCKVFVFGEKLAKEGIQEQLDFLLRHPQPREKANVYVSKGKAKPILESLPPLENYSGEVLRELSDLHIGMLVTLQDLDEMLTGKPQAAALPVVKILPPAKGQKKLQGIPYIVGTAVLKKDKMTGTMTEKETRGLLWLRDEIESYTVTFQPKGVKGEISLNPVTAQVKKIPLIRNNKWKIMVKVNTEGAVIQNGTNLDLSSPKSLKAAEQAYQKDIKKRLEMAFLHTQQKKADILGLGKDFYRKYPKQFNQIESHWDEIFAEMEVEIDVAAHIRRQGYINKPAGLSENEVKDK; encoded by the coding sequence GTGAATAATAGCTGGATGCGAACAAGGAAATTGGTGAAAGTAAAGAGGCGTCATTTAATGAAATGTGTCCTTCTTTTGCTCGGTATTTGTGGAGCGACCCCTTTTCTAAGCGGTTGTTGGGACCGAACAGAAATCACTGATTTGGCGATTGTCACAGCAGCCGCCATCGATAAGAAGGGCAATAATCAAATTGAATTATCCATCCAAGTCTTTATTCCAAGTTCAATAAGTAGTGGAGGCGGTCAAGGAGGGACCAGTCAAGAAGGGGGTGGGGTTACGACATTGGTTAGACATGAAATAGGCTCCAATATTTCAGATGCATTGTCTAAGCTTCAAAGCAAGCTTCCGCGAAAAGTATTTTGGGGACATTGTAAAGTATTTGTATTCGGTGAAAAGTTAGCGAAGGAAGGAATTCAAGAGCAGCTGGATTTTTTGCTGCGCCATCCGCAGCCAAGAGAGAAAGCAAATGTGTATGTCAGCAAAGGGAAAGCGAAGCCCATCCTTGAATCTTTGCCACCTCTAGAAAACTATTCAGGGGAAGTGCTTAGAGAACTATCTGATTTACATATTGGGATGCTGGTCACACTACAGGATTTAGATGAAATGTTAACGGGTAAACCTCAAGCTGCCGCACTTCCAGTCGTTAAAATTTTACCACCCGCGAAAGGGCAAAAGAAATTACAGGGAATTCCTTACATTGTCGGGACAGCCGTATTAAAAAAAGATAAGATGACCGGGACGATGACGGAAAAAGAAACAAGAGGGCTATTGTGGTTAAGAGATGAAATTGAATCATACACCGTGACCTTTCAACCCAAAGGTGTGAAAGGGGAGATTTCTTTAAATCCAGTGACGGCCCAAGTCAAGAAGATTCCGCTAATCCGAAATAACAAATGGAAAATTATGGTTAAGGTAAATACGGAAGGTGCTGTTATACAAAATGGAACGAATTTGGACCTTTCAAGTCCAAAATCTCTAAAAGCTGCAGAACAGGCATATCAAAAAGATATAAAAAAACGCCTCGAGATGGCTTTTCTGCATACTCAGCAGAAGAAAGCGGACATTTTAGGGTTAGGTAAAGATTTCTATCGGAAATATCCTAAACAGTTTAATCAAATCGAAAGCCACTGGGATGAGATATTCGCGGAAATGGAAGTGGAAATCGATGTTGCGGCCCATATTCGAAGACAGGGCTATATAAACAAACCGGCGGGTTTGTCTGAGAATGAGGTGAAGGACAAGTGA
- a CDS encoding GerAB/ArcD/ProY family transporter: MEKGKISSLQMAFMMYPTIVATAVLGVPSITAKYAKNDLWLSPILASLIGYATVYITYKLHQLYPKQTVIQFSEQIIGRIPGKILGFLFLFFYIPITGQILRSYGEFIVDSFLVETPISVIMASMVLLCAFIVRGGIEVLGRAAQLLVPVFILPILLLIVLLGPDLEFKNILPILGNGIMPPIKGSIVPGGWFSEFFLMIFLLPFLTDMKKGMKSGMMSVFAVMMTLIVVNLMVLFVLGSTTATKIYPVMNVSRYISLADFFEHLESAIMAVWIVGAFVKISVFYYVAALGTAQWLNLSDYRPVVWPIGILIVEFSFWSYPSSMAVSRYDIIAFPFHGILMQTIIPLLLLVIAVIGKRKRQRKGSNSS, translated from the coding sequence ATGGAGAAAGGTAAAATTTCATCTCTACAGATGGCATTCATGATGTATCCAACGATTGTGGCAACGGCTGTTCTCGGTGTTCCGAGCATCACAGCGAAATATGCAAAAAATGATTTATGGCTGTCCCCCATTTTGGCGTCTCTCATCGGGTATGCGACGGTGTATATCACTTATAAACTGCATCAACTCTATCCGAAACAAACAGTTATCCAATTCAGTGAACAGATCATCGGTCGGATTCCGGGGAAAATTCTCGGTTTTTTATTCTTGTTTTTTTATATCCCGATCACAGGGCAAATCCTAAGAAGTTACGGAGAATTTATTGTCGACTCTTTTCTGGTCGAAACCCCGATTAGCGTGATCATGGCATCGATGGTACTCCTCTGTGCCTTTATCGTACGCGGAGGGATAGAGGTGTTGGGGAGAGCTGCCCAATTGTTGGTTCCTGTTTTTATCCTTCCAATCCTCCTTTTAATTGTCTTACTGGGTCCTGATCTTGAATTTAAGAACATATTACCGATATTGGGAAATGGAATTATGCCTCCAATCAAGGGTTCGATTGTACCGGGTGGATGGTTCAGCGAGTTTTTTCTGATGATTTTTCTCCTCCCTTTTTTAACCGATATGAAAAAAGGGATGAAATCCGGGATGATGTCTGTTTTTGCCGTGATGATGACGTTAATTGTGGTGAATCTTATGGTTCTTTTTGTACTCGGGTCAACAACAGCCACAAAGATTTATCCCGTGATGAATGTATCTCGGTACATCAGTTTGGCCGACTTTTTTGAACATTTGGAGTCCGCCATCATGGCCGTATGGATAGTAGGAGCGTTTGTCAAAATTTCTGTGTTTTATTATGTGGCTGCTTTAGGTACCGCGCAGTGGCTGAATCTCTCTGACTATCGTCCTGTTGTATGGCCGATAGGGATTTTGATTGTAGAATTCAGCTTTTGGTCGTATCCTAGCTCTATGGCTGTCAGTCGATATGATATCATCGCCTTCCCATTTCATGGAATTTTGATGCAAACGATTATTCCTCTGTTATTGTTGGTGATTGCTGTGATTGGGAAAAGAAAAAGACAGAGAAAGGGAAGCAATTCAAGCTAA
- a CDS encoding GerAB/ArcD/ProY family transporter: MEKGKISSLQMAFMMYPTIVATAILGVPSITAKYAKSDLWLSPIFAALIGFLTVYIAYKLHQLYPKQTVIQFTEKIIGRIPGKILGFLLLFFYIENTGLIVRGYAEFVVGSFLVRTPIIVIMASMVLLCAFIVRGGIEVLGRAAELFVPVFIFPICILIILLIPDLEFKNIFPMLGDGIMPPIKGAIVPGGWFSEFFLIIFLLPFLADMKKGMKSGMMTVFAVMITLIVVNLLVLFILGSTTASKNYPLINVSRYISSADFFEHVESVVMAVWIVGAFVKISVFYYASVLGTAQWLNLSDYRPVVWPIGILIVIFSFWSLPSTIDVSRNDTNVFPLQGILMQTIIPLLLLVIAVVRKRSHKGTETS; the protein is encoded by the coding sequence ATGGAGAAAGGGAAGATTTCATCTCTGCAGATGGCATTCATGATGTATCCGACGATTGTGGCAACGGCTATTCTCGGGGTTCCAAGCATCACAGCAAAATATGCCAAAAGTGATTTATGGCTTTCTCCCATTTTTGCTGCGCTCATAGGGTTTCTGACGGTGTATATCGCTTATAAACTGCACCAACTTTATCCAAAACAAACGGTTATCCAATTCACTGAAAAGATCATTGGTCGGATTCCGGGGAAAATTCTCGGTTTCTTACTCTTGTTTTTTTATATCGAGAACACGGGGCTGATCGTTAGAGGCTACGCAGAATTTGTTGTCGGCTCTTTTCTGGTACGTACCCCGATTATTGTGATCATGGCATCGATGGTGCTTCTGTGTGCGTTCATCGTACGCGGGGGAATAGAGGTGCTGGGGAGAGCTGCTGAATTGTTTGTACCTGTTTTTATTTTTCCAATCTGTATCTTAATCATCTTGCTGATCCCTGATCTCGAATTTAAGAATATATTCCCGATGTTAGGGGATGGTATAATGCCCCCAATCAAGGGAGCGATTGTACCGGGAGGGTGGTTCAGCGAGTTTTTTCTGATCATTTTTCTTCTTCCTTTTTTGGCGGATATGAAAAAAGGGATGAAATCCGGGATGATGACTGTGTTTGCCGTGATGATAACGTTAATTGTGGTGAATCTTTTGGTTCTTTTTATACTCGGGTCAACAACAGCCTCAAAGAATTATCCCTTGATAAATGTATCTCGATACATCAGTTCGGCCGACTTTTTTGAACATGTGGAGTCCGTTGTCATGGCGGTATGGATAGTAGGGGCATTTGTGAAAATTTCCGTATTTTATTATGCATCTGTTTTAGGTACAGCGCAGTGGCTGAATCTCTCCGACTATCGTCCTGTTGTATGGCCGATAGGGATTTTGATTGTCATATTCAGTTTTTGGTCGTTGCCTAGTACTATCGATGTCAGTCGTAATGATACCAACGTATTCCCTTTACAAGGAATTTTGATGCAAACGATTATTCCTCTGTTATTGTTGGTGATTGCTGTTGTAAGGAAAAGAAGTCATAAAGGAACCGAAACCAGCTGA